In a single window of the Deltaproteobacteria bacterium genome:
- a CDS encoding theronine dehydrogenase, which yields MATEMNALVYDRAKDVWEQSKGLRRERVPEPVLDERADYRDAHMALIRPRFAGFCGSDRGIWFRRAFKDMIYESLDADGKDVRIIGHELFGEIVAVGSQARRELGLKVGDTVSAESHIICGTCYQCIIGDNHVCEDNKIIGISTDGCFADLVKLPAQMLWPVDVHTVRPEVAALLEPFGNAVHACTKVNLRGKRVAILGCGTIGLFAVAVARALGANVVIGVEPLPSHIEMARKLGADEVLVPAHREGTVYEHDPDLAERIKKLTDGVGVDVALEMSGQNASVNNAIASVRRGGAVILFGLKSGDAVIEDLDRVIVDGISLHSVVGRRIWETWHVGRGLLESRHSDLQDKIWDIILNRGDGTVTPFSEFEADAFEQKITKYPKVLFRFD from the coding sequence ATGGCCACCGAGATGAACGCCCTGGTCTACGACCGCGCCAAGGACGTGTGGGAGCAAAGCAAGGGGCTGCGCCGCGAGCGCGTTCCGGAGCCCGTCCTCGACGAGCGAGCCGACTACCGCGACGCGCACATGGCGTTGATCCGGCCGCGGTTCGCCGGTTTTTGCGGCTCCGACCGCGGCATCTGGTTTCGCCGCGCGTTCAAGGACATGATCTACGAATCGCTCGACGCCGACGGCAAGGACGTTCGCATCATCGGCCACGAGCTGTTCGGCGAGATCGTCGCGGTCGGCTCGCAAGCGCGCCGCGAACTCGGCCTGAAGGTCGGCGACACGGTGTCGGCCGAGTCGCACATCATCTGCGGCACCTGCTACCAGTGCATCATCGGCGACAATCACGTGTGCGAGGACAACAAGATCATCGGCATCTCCACCGACGGGTGTTTTGCCGACCTCGTCAAGCTGCCCGCGCAGATGCTGTGGCCGGTCGACGTCCACACCGTGCGGCCCGAGGTCGCCGCGCTGCTCGAACCGTTCGGCAACGCGGTCCACGCTTGCACCAAGGTGAACCTGCGCGGAAAGCGCGTCGCCATCTTGGGCTGTGGCACGATCGGCCTGTTCGCCGTCGCGGTAGCGCGCGCGCTCGGCGCCAACGTGGTCATCGGGGTCGAACCGCTGCCCAGCCATATCGAGATGGCGCGCAAGCTCGGTGCCGACGAGGTGCTCGTGCCCGCGCACCGCGAGGGCACCGTCTACGAACACGACCCGGACCTCGCCGAGCGCATCAAGAAACTCACCGACGGCGTCGGCGTCGACGTCGCGCTGGAGATGAGCGGACAGAACGCGAGCGTCAACAACGCGATCGCGTCGGTCCGCCGCGGCGGCGCCGTCATCCTGTTCGGTCTCAAGAGCGGCGACGCGGTCATCGAGGACCTCGACCGCGTGATCGTCGACGGTATCTCGCTGCACTCCGTCGTCGGCCGTCGCATCTGGGAGACGTGGCACGTCGGCCGCGGCCTGCTCGAATCGCGCCACTCCGACCTGCAGGACAAGATCTGGGACATCATCCTCAACCGCGGGGACGGCACGGTCACACCGTTTTCCGAGTTCGAGGCCGACGCGTTCGAGCAGAAGATCACCAAATACCCGAAGGTACTGTTCCGATTCGACTGA
- a CDS encoding DUF349 domain-containing protein — protein sequence MGIADLFRPKWKHSKPAVRAAALAELGDDEVDRIAEIARTDPEESLRKAAVERLSDPHVLTEIAKEDASEQVRSAAAERASHIWMVRATTEGDVEAVAHILEEQALVAVVARADSDAVRRAAFKRLASARALAEVARTAKDPAIRVEAVQQLDDPALLQALAVDAQRKDLGLAAIARLGDDALEVVAAKAKHKAVRSRAKKMLAERRKAEGAAATAGPTEEQLRHAERVQLVETVEAIVRAGDWKRADDVDAAEAAWQRLQPAEAKLARRFARAIDRFRAERARYLERVAAAAERSEAQGEREARGEGEARSAGEARGEGDARGEGDARSEGDARGEGDARGEDEARGAGEAAAANVATRPAAAVEPRAAGGDAPGDAASAKATAAGVPKPDTRAEAEANALRLEEICVELEALSRSDDLRAAEDALRHAQQAFAKPGKLPSAAVKRKLMERYDAARAAVVARVRELREADEWRRWANVPKQEALVARAKELLARADQEDDLLARLKDLQSEWKSLGPGKRGRSDELWRAFKDTCDAIYERAKAQRDERKKVEQDNLAKKRALVERAEALKDSTDWDDTAAEFKRLQAEWKEIGPVPRRHAKKLWQRFRAACDHFFERRKPHIEGRQTELADNLDKKRALVERAEALVASIEDEASWQAAADEAKALQRQWRDIGRVPRAEADALYARFKAACDAVFAKREALREAAERRRREEQERERQAISDLVDRATDATATELAEAWAKVRGVDDDLKRRVYEACARRLEADGTVFAGTEIDLAATLRKKEKIVKKIEALVDAEPQPQSIAEKLQDAINRRALGVPSSDADSVDRQVASARAQWSKLGPTPGAEGSALDARFAEALAAVGRAAGAAETAEAPAETAPAPAEPVAPADETAPAPAEPAAPATTPGPAETAPAVETAPAPAEPAAPAAETAPAPAEPVAPADET from the coding sequence ATGGGCATCGCAGATCTGTTTCGCCCCAAGTGGAAGCACAGCAAACCGGCGGTTCGCGCCGCCGCGCTCGCCGAACTCGGCGACGACGAGGTGGACCGCATCGCCGAGATCGCGCGCACGGACCCCGAGGAGTCCCTCCGCAAAGCGGCGGTCGAGCGCCTGTCCGATCCGCACGTGCTCACCGAGATCGCGAAGGAGGACGCGTCGGAGCAGGTCCGCTCGGCGGCGGCCGAGCGCGCGAGTCACATCTGGATGGTGCGGGCGACCACCGAGGGGGACGTGGAGGCGGTCGCGCACATTTTGGAGGAGCAGGCGCTCGTGGCGGTCGTGGCGCGCGCGGACAGCGACGCGGTCCGCCGGGCGGCGTTCAAACGGCTCGCGAGCGCGCGGGCGCTGGCCGAGGTGGCGCGCACCGCGAAGGACCCGGCGATTCGCGTCGAGGCGGTACAGCAACTCGACGATCCGGCGCTGCTGCAGGCGCTCGCGGTGGACGCGCAGCGCAAGGATCTCGGACTCGCGGCGATCGCGCGTCTCGGCGACGACGCGCTCGAGGTGGTCGCGGCCAAAGCCAAACACAAGGCGGTGCGGTCCCGCGCCAAGAAGATGCTCGCGGAGCGCCGCAAGGCGGAGGGCGCGGCGGCGACCGCGGGGCCAACCGAGGAGCAGTTGCGCCACGCCGAGCGCGTTCAGCTCGTCGAAACGGTCGAGGCCATCGTGCGCGCGGGAGACTGGAAGCGCGCCGACGACGTCGACGCGGCCGAGGCGGCGTGGCAGCGCCTGCAGCCGGCGGAGGCGAAGCTGGCGCGGCGGTTTGCGCGCGCAATCGACCGGTTTCGCGCCGAGCGGGCGCGCTACCTCGAGCGGGTTGCGGCGGCCGCCGAGCGCAGCGAGGCGCAGGGCGAGCGCGAGGCGCGGGGCGAGGGCGAGGCGCGAAGCGCGGGCGAGGCGCGGGGCGAGGGCGACGCGCGGGGCGAGGGCGACGCGCGGAGCGAGGGCGACGCGCGGGGCGAGGGCGACGCGCGGGGCGAGGACGAGGCGCGGGGCGCGGGCGAGGCAGCCGCCGCGAACGTGGCGACGCGACCGGCGGCCGCCGTCGAGCCCCGCGCGGCCGGCGGCGATGCGCCGGGCGACGCGGCCAGTGCGAAGGCCACCGCCGCCGGCGTTCCGAAACCGGACACCCGGGCGGAAGCCGAGGCGAACGCGCTGCGACTCGAAGAGATCTGCGTCGAACTCGAGGCGCTCAGCCGCAGCGACGACCTGCGCGCCGCCGAAGACGCCCTCCGGCACGCCCAACAGGCCTTCGCCAAGCCCGGCAAGCTGCCGAGCGCGGCCGTCAAGCGCAAGCTGATGGAGCGCTACGATGCCGCGCGCGCCGCGGTCGTCGCGCGCGTTCGCGAACTGCGCGAGGCCGACGAGTGGCGTCGCTGGGCCAACGTGCCCAAGCAGGAAGCGCTGGTCGCGCGCGCCAAGGAGCTGCTGGCGCGCGCCGATCAGGAGGACGACCTGCTGGCCCGGCTCAAGGACCTCCAATCGGAGTGGAAGAGCCTCGGCCCGGGCAAGCGCGGCCGCAGCGACGAGCTGTGGCGCGCGTTCAAGGACACCTGCGACGCCATCTACGAGCGTGCCAAGGCGCAGCGGGACGAGCGCAAGAAGGTCGAGCAGGACAACCTGGCCAAGAAGCGCGCGCTCGTCGAGCGCGCCGAGGCGCTCAAGGACTCCACGGACTGGGACGACACGGCCGCCGAGTTCAAGCGGCTACAAGCCGAGTGGAAGGAGATCGGTCCGGTGCCGCGTCGCCACGCGAAGAAGCTGTGGCAACGGTTCCGCGCGGCGTGCGATCACTTCTTCGAGCGGCGCAAACCGCACATCGAGGGCCGCCAGACCGAACTCGCCGACAACCTCGACAAGAAGCGCGCGCTCGTCGAGCGCGCCGAAGCGCTCGTCGCATCGATCGAGGACGAGGCGTCGTGGCAGGCGGCGGCCGACGAAGCCAAGGCGCTGCAGCGCCAGTGGCGGGACATCGGCCGCGTACCGCGTGCGGAAGCCGATGCGCTGTACGCGCGATTCAAGGCCGCGTGCGACGCGGTGTTCGCCAAGCGCGAGGCGCTGCGCGAGGCGGCCGAGCGCCGGCGCCGCGAGGAGCAGGAGCGCGAGCGGCAGGCAATCTCCGACCTCGTCGACCGCGCGACCGACGCGACCGCGACCGAGCTGGCCGAGGCGTGGGCCAAGGTGCGCGGCGTCGACGACGACCTCAAGCGGCGGGTGTACGAGGCGTGCGCGCGACGGCTCGAGGCCGACGGGACGGTGTTCGCGGGCACGGAGATCGACCTGGCCGCGACGCTCCGCAAGAAGGAGAAGATCGTCAAGAAGATCGAGGCGCTCGTCGACGCGGAGCCGCAGCCGCAGTCGATCGCGGAGAAGCTGCAGGACGCGATCAACCGGCGCGCCTTGGGCGTGCCGTCGAGCGACGCCGACAGCGTCGACCGCCAGGTCGCGTCGGCGCGTGCGCAGTGGAGCAAGCTGGGACCGACGCCCGGGGCGGAGGGCTCGGCGCTCGACGCGCGGTTCGCGGAGGCGCTGGCGGCCGTGGGTCGCGCGGCGGGAGCGGCCGAGACGGCGGAGGCCCCGGCCGAGACGGCGCCCGCACCCGCCGAACCGGTCGCGCCCGCGGACGAGACAGCGCCCGCACCCGCCGAGCCGGCCGCACCAGCGACCACGCCGGGCCCGGCCGAGACGGCGCCCGCGGTCGAGACGGCACCCGCACCCGCCGAGCCGGCCGCGCCCGCGGCCGAGACGGCGCCCGCACCCGCCGAACCGGTCGCGCCCGCGGACGAGACAG
- a CDS encoding tetratricopeptide repeat protein yields MRHAMAAVAAAAAACQPSATVTQQSPIANLQTYRVALVRATAGADAQGWTAPLEAVVADRVARVCRFDAVLPAAQAGEAQADLIVDLSIQRLARGGDGVLQNPNKAVMDVLLVLSDGAGDDLVGQAWIRGESPAVFVAGAVPEEIAAGAVADSVARLLAASGCGLARVDPPPAEEEPPGGGTGAEDADSDAVARAEQLNDEGKRLFRAGDLEGAATAFAGAVAIVADPRYYFNLCFAYEALERYDDALAQCRAALDHNPSDRLRAKTQTRIDIIERKRAGK; encoded by the coding sequence ATGCGGCATGCGATGGCGGCGGTTGCGGCGGCGGCGGCGGCGTGCCAGCCGTCGGCGACGGTGACGCAGCAGTCGCCGATCGCCAACCTGCAGACCTATCGGGTGGCGCTCGTGCGGGCCACCGCGGGTGCGGACGCCCAGGGATGGACCGCGCCGCTCGAAGCGGTGGTCGCCGATCGGGTCGCGCGGGTGTGCCGGTTCGACGCGGTGCTGCCGGCCGCGCAGGCCGGGGAGGCGCAAGCGGACCTGATCGTCGATCTGAGCATTCAGCGGCTCGCGCGCGGCGGCGACGGCGTTTTGCAAAACCCCAACAAGGCGGTGATGGACGTGCTGCTCGTGCTCAGCGACGGCGCCGGGGACGACCTGGTCGGCCAGGCGTGGATCCGGGGCGAGTCGCCCGCGGTGTTCGTCGCCGGCGCCGTGCCCGAGGAGATCGCCGCGGGCGCGGTCGCCGACTCCGTCGCGCGCCTGCTGGCGGCGTCCGGCTGCGGGCTGGCGCGCGTCGACCCGCCGCCCGCCGAGGAGGAGCCGCCCGGCGGCGGGACGGGGGCCGAGGACGCGGACTCCGACGCCGTGGCGCGGGCCGAACAGCTCAACGACGAGGGCAAGCGCCTGTTCCGGGCCGGCGACCTCGAGGGTGCGGCCACGGCGTTCGCCGGCGCGGTCGCGATCGTGGCCGATCCCCGCTATTACTTCAACTTGTGCTTCGCGTACGAGGCGCTGGAGCGCTACGACGACGCGCTGGCGCAGTGCCGCGCGGCGCTCGACCACAACCCGAGCGACCGACTGCGCGCCAAGACGCAGACCCGGATCGACATCATCGAGCGCAAGCGCGCGGGCAAGTAG
- a CDS encoding O-methyltransferase: MADKETRSGARPVGRDVLQYADELHAGLDDALRRAFDAADGDDIPAIQLGWSEARLVELLMKLIGARRVVEIGTLAGFSAIRIARGLAPDGHLWTIESDRHHAAVAEANILAAGLQDRVTVVAGAALDVLPRLEAHGPFDAVFIDADKQNYDKYGEWAARNTRPGGLLLGDNAYYFGKLLDLKDAGAAAMRAFHEHARDHYETVCIPTPDGMLLGIRRAAAE, from the coding sequence ATGGCGGACAAGGAGACCCGCAGCGGAGCGCGGCCGGTCGGACGGGACGTGCTGCAATACGCGGACGAACTGCACGCCGGGCTCGACGACGCGCTGCGGCGCGCGTTCGACGCAGCCGACGGCGACGACATCCCGGCAATTCAGCTCGGCTGGTCGGAGGCGCGACTGGTCGAGCTGTTGATGAAACTGATCGGCGCCCGTCGGGTGGTCGAGATCGGCACGCTCGCCGGGTTTTCAGCGATTCGGATCGCGCGCGGCCTGGCGCCGGACGGCCACCTGTGGACCATCGAGAGCGACCGGCACCACGCGGCGGTTGCGGAGGCCAACATCCTCGCGGCGGGCCTGCAGGACCGCGTGACCGTGGTGGCCGGCGCCGCGCTCGACGTGCTGCCGCGCCTGGAAGCGCACGGACCGTTCGACGCCGTGTTCATCGACGCCGACAAGCAAAACTACGACAAGTACGGCGAATGGGCCGCGCGAAACACGCGTCCCGGCGGCCTGCTTTTGGGCGACAACGCGTATTACTTCGGGAAGCTGCTCGACCTCAAGGACGCGGGGGCGGCGGCGATGCGGGCGTTTCACGAGCACGCGCGCGACCACTACGAGACGGTGTGCATCCCGACGCCGGACGGGATGTTGCTCGGGATCCGGCGCGCGGCGGCCGAGTAG
- the kbl gene encoding glycine C-acetyltransferase, with protein MLSDKTRAIFDGILADIARAGLTKDERIIVSPQGADIAGAAADGPPKSVINFCANNYLGLSSHPRVTQAAREALETHGFGLSSVRFICGTQDLHKQLERRIADFLEMDDAILYSSCFDANGGLFETLLTAEDAVISDALNHASIIDGIRLCKAARYRYANGDMAELEQHLRATQDKRIRLIATDGVFSMDGFVANLPAICDLADKYDALVMVDDSHATGFMGARGKGTHEHCGVMGRVDIITSTLGKALGGAAGGFTAARAPIVALLRQRSRPYLFSNSLSPVIAGASIAVFDLLAETTELRDRLMTNARYFRDRLTAAGFDIVPGEHPIVPIMLGDARLAQRMAADLLDEGIYVIGFSYPVVPKGQARIRVQLSAAHTREHLDRAIAAFTKVGKALGVLA; from the coding sequence ATGCTGAGCGACAAGACCAGGGCCATCTTCGACGGCATCCTCGCCGACATCGCACGAGCCGGGCTCACCAAGGACGAGCGCATCATCGTCAGTCCGCAGGGCGCCGACATCGCCGGGGCGGCCGCGGACGGCCCACCTAAATCCGTTATCAACTTTTGCGCGAACAACTATCTCGGGTTGTCGTCGCATCCCCGAGTGACCCAGGCCGCTCGCGAGGCGCTCGAAACGCACGGTTTCGGCCTGTCGTCGGTGCGATTCATCTGCGGCACGCAGGATCTGCACAAACAGCTCGAGCGGCGCATCGCCGACTTTCTCGAGATGGACGACGCCATCCTGTACTCGTCGTGCTTCGACGCCAACGGCGGCCTGTTCGAGACGCTGCTCACCGCCGAGGACGCCGTCATCTCCGATGCGCTCAACCACGCGTCGATCATCGACGGGATCCGGCTGTGCAAGGCCGCGCGCTACCGCTACGCCAACGGCGACATGGCGGAACTCGAGCAGCACTTGCGCGCGACCCAGGACAAGCGCATTCGGCTGATCGCCACCGACGGCGTGTTCTCCATGGACGGGTTCGTCGCGAACCTGCCCGCGATCTGCGACCTCGCCGACAAGTACGACGCGCTCGTCATGGTGGACGACTCGCACGCGACCGGCTTCATGGGGGCGCGCGGCAAGGGCACGCACGAGCACTGCGGCGTGATGGGGCGCGTCGACATCATCACGTCGACGCTCGGCAAGGCGCTCGGCGGTGCGGCGGGGGGGTTTACGGCGGCGCGCGCGCCGATCGTCGCGCTGTTGCGCCAGCGATCGCGCCCGTACCTGTTTAGCAACTCGCTGTCGCCCGTGATCGCCGGCGCGTCGATCGCGGTGTTCGACCTGCTCGCGGAGACGACCGAGCTGCGCGACCGGCTGATGACCAACGCGCGCTACTTCCGCGACCGCCTGACCGCGGCCGGCTTCGACATCGTGCCGGGCGAGCACCCGATCGTGCCGATCATGCTCGGCGACGCGCGGCTCGCGCAACGCATGGCGGCCGACCTGCTCGACGAGGGCATCTACGTGATCGGCTTCAGCTATCCGGTCGTGCCCAAGGGGCAGGCGCGCATCCGCGTGCAACTGTCGGCGGCGCACACGCGCGAGCACCTCGACCGGGCGATCGCCGCGTTTACCAAGGTCGGCAAGGCGTTGGGAGTGCTGGCCTGA